Proteins from one Monodelphis domestica isolate mMonDom1 chromosome 6, mMonDom1.pri, whole genome shotgun sequence genomic window:
- the LOC100027680 gene encoding olfactory receptor 5A1-like: MDPINHHAFITIASFTQWYSGNGSGCRSNDMERNETSVIVFILQGISDQPEMQVIFFVLFLGIYVMALTWNLGLIILIRSDPHLHSPMYFFLNFLSFIDICYSSSISPRMLSDFFLEEKTISFLACAAQFFFAAWMALVECCLLAIMAYDRYVAIYSPLRYSTIMHLPICGKLVAGAYVVGGLGSLVQTTAGFHLHFCGPKRINHFFCDLPQIIALSCSNPFINQIMVFLVALCIALLSFLFIIMSYVYITVTILKMPSAKGRAKAFNTCASHLTAVTLFFGTSFCVYLSPNSGHSQHLDKVLSVFYAILIPVLNPLIYSLRNKEIKDALKRLLKRENFP, from the exons ATGGATCCAATCAATCACCATGCCTTCATCACTATTGCCAGCTTCACTCAGTGGTATAGTGGAAATGGCAGTGGCTG TAGATCAAATGATATGGAAAGAAATGAAACTTCTGTTATTGTATTCATCCTCCAAGGAATCTCAGATCAACCAGAGATGCAGGTCATCTTTTTTGTACTCTTCCTGGGAATCTATGTCATGGCTTTGACTTGGAACTTGGGCCTCATTATCCTCATCAGAAGTGACCCCCATCTTCATTCCCCTATGTactttttccttaattttctgtCCTTCATAGATATCTGCTActcttcctctatttccccaAGGATGCTCTCTGACTTCTTCctggaagaaaaaacaatttcctTCTTGGCCTGTGCTGCTCAGTTTTTCTTTGCTGCCTGGATGGCACTGGTCGAGTGTTGTCTCTTGGCAATCATGGCATATGATCGTTATGTGGCCATTTATAGTCCACTGAGGTATTCTACCATCATGCATCTGCCAATCTGTGGGAAATTGGTGGCTGGGGCCTATGTGGTTGGGGGCCTTGGTAGCTTAGTCCAAACAACAGCTGGTTTCCACCTCCATTTCTGTGGTCCAAAAAGAATTAATCACTTTTTCTGTGATTTACCTCAGATCATAGCCCTGTCCTGCTCTAATCCTTTCATCAATCAAATCATGGTGTTTTTGGTAGCTCTTTGCATTGCATTGCTCTCATTCCTCTTTATCATCATGTCCTATGTGTACATCACAGTCACTATCCTGAAAATGCCCTCAGCCAAGGGAAGGGCAAAGGCCTTCAACACCTGTGCCTCCCACCTAACTGCTGTTACTCTCTTCTTTGGAACTTCCTTTTGTGTGTACCTGAGTCCCAATTCTGGCCATTCCCAACACCTGGACAAGGTGTTGTCTGTCTTCTATGCCATCCTCATCCCTGTGCTGAATCCCCTGATCTACAGTCTcaggaataaagaaatcaaagatgccCTCAAGAGGCTCCTGAAGAGGGAAAATTTTCCCTAA